The Candidatus Poribacteria bacterium genome includes the window CCGGCGAAGCGCCGGGCGAGTTCGACACGGATTTCCCGACGGTGCAGGACGGCGCGAGGGGCGTCCACTTCATCCACAAGGCGGTCGAGAGCGGCGCGTCGAAGCAGAAGTGGGTCGGCGCTTCTTACAGCCCGCCAGCGTAGGACCCGAAAACGTTGTGGGGCGCTCCCATCCGAGGAGCGCCCCGCCGACTCTCAGGCAGGTTGCGATGCGCGTCAACGCGCCGGGATGGTTCATCACGTTCGAGGGATTGGACGGCTCCGGCAAATCAACTCAGTTGGCGCATGCGCGGCACTATCTGGAAGGCATCGGTGTTTCTGTCGTGGTGACACGTGAACCGGGAGGAACGCTCGTCGGCGAGGCGATTCGATCCCTCCTCCTGCAGCCTTCGCGTGAGTCCCTGCACGCGCGGGCAGAACTGCTGCTCTACGCAGCCGACCGTGCCCAGCATATCGAGCAAGTCGTGAAGCCCGCTCTGGCACTCGGATCGGTCGTCTTGTGCGACCGGTTCGCGGACGCCACGGTCGCCTACCAGGGAGGCGGGCGAGGCATCGACCTCGGGATCATCGCGGACGCGACGCGGCTCGCTACAGGCGGCGTCGCCCCCGACTTGACCTTCCTGCTCGATATCGACCTCGAAACGCGCGCCCAAAGACTCTCTGAACGTGGCGCGGGAGCAGATCGGCTCGAAAGCGAGGATGGCGGGTTCCACACCCGCGTTCGGTCAACGTACCTTCGGCTGGCGCAAGAGGAGCCGCGCCGTATCGTCGCGCTGGATGGTGCGCAAGGTGCAGACGCGATTCAGCGGCAGATCCGGACCGAACTGCACTCGAGGGGAATCATCAACAGTTCGACACGATAGGTTCGTCTGTCCATCTGGGCTCGGACGCCGGTGAGGATCCACTCATGCAGCTCTCACGCGACCAACTCGCGGCGCTGAACGATCAGGGCTTCCTCGTGTTGGAGGACCTGCTCCCGGCTGCGATTCTCGACGCCATCTGCGGCGAGATCGAGCAGACGATCGACCGGCACGCCCGCGAAGCGCTTGCGCGCGGCGAGATCGACGACCTCTGCGCGGACTTGGGGTTCTACCAACGCCTGATCTCACTGAACGCTCAGAGCGGGCGGCTCTACGACCGCATCTCGGTCGGAAGACTGAACGGACCGGCGCTGTTCGCGTTGTTTGTAGAAGACCGTCTGCTCAACGTCGCCGAGCAGTTGGTCGGTCCCGAAGTGCTCTGCAGTCCGACGTACCGAGTTCGGCCGAAGATGCCCTACTTCCCGAGGACCGACGTTCTCTGGCATCAGGATGTCGCCTACATGCCGGCTGAGTTCGATACCGTGTACTTCGCGACCTTCTGGATTCCTTTGCTCGACGTGTCGGAACAGAACGGATGCCTGCATGTCGTCCCGCAAGGCCATCGGAACGGCGTGTTCCGGCATGTGCAGGAGACTTACTACCTCGACATCGACGATCCCAAGTGCCCGCTCGAGCGGGCGCAGCCGGTCCCGATGCGGCGTGGAAGCGCGCTGTTGCTCCATCCGTGGATGCCGCATTGCTCGCTGCCGCACACGGAGGCGATCATTCGGTGGTCCATCGACGTCCGTTACCAAGACGCCAGGCTCCCGTGCGGCAACACGGGAGAGGCGGGCTTTCTGGCGCGCAGCATCGCTCGACCCGATGACGTCGTCACAGAAGCCGACGCATTCCGGCGGATCCGCGAAGACCACTCGCCGCTGCCCATCGCGCCACGATGGGAACGGAGAGCCTGACCCCCTGTCCCCTTCAAGGAACCACTTGAGGCTTCGCGATCATGGCAACGACAGCTCCACAGCGAACCCCTCACGTCAGCGATGCCATGCTAGAAGGCAGCGCCGCCGATGAACTGTGGGCACTCGTATCACGTGCCATGGCGGACCCATCCGTCGCGCTGCTGGTAACCGACGGCAACCGGTTCACCTATGCGAGTCCGGCCGCCGCCGCCCTTCTCGGCGTGTCGCTGGACCTGTTGATGAACTCGCCAGCGATTTCGCCCATCCCTCCGCGACAACTCGCCGCTCGCCGCGACGAAAGCCCTTGGTTCCTGGGCGTTCGGGGTGAAGGCGACACGTTCCGCCACGTTTGCGTGCAGCCAGTGTCCTGTCACCTGCACGGAGCAGGAGTCATCGCAGCGACGCTGTCGGCAGACTCGGATCCCGACCCAT containing:
- the tmk gene encoding dTMP kinase, whose protein sequence is MRVNAPGWFITFEGLDGSGKSTQLAHARHYLEGIGVSVVVTREPGGTLVGEAIRSLLLQPSRESLHARAELLLYAADRAQHIEQVVKPALALGSVVLCDRFADATVAYQGGGRGIDLGIIADATRLATGGVAPDLTFLLDIDLETRAQRLSERGAGADRLESEDGGFHTRVRSTYLRLAQEEPRRIVALDGAQGADAIQRQIRTELHSRGIINSSTR
- a CDS encoding phytanoyl-CoA dioxygenase family protein: MQLSRDQLAALNDQGFLVLEDLLPAAILDAICGEIEQTIDRHAREALARGEIDDLCADLGFYQRLISLNAQSGRLYDRISVGRLNGPALFALFVEDRLLNVAEQLVGPEVLCSPTYRVRPKMPYFPRTDVLWHQDVAYMPAEFDTVYFATFWIPLLDVSEQNGCLHVVPQGHRNGVFRHVQETYYLDIDDPKCPLERAQPVPMRRGSALLLHPWMPHCSLPHTEAIIRWSIDVRYQDARLPCGNTGEAGFLARSIARPDDVVTEADAFRRIREDHSPLPIAPRWERRA